The proteins below come from a single Conger conger chromosome 10, fConCon1.1, whole genome shotgun sequence genomic window:
- the tcf15 gene encoding transcription factor 15 yields the protein MMTFTMMRPMATHLPYPDIGMMSEDEENRSESDGSSDQSYGCCASTDKRRRMSRKSGGGNVVIVKQRNAANARERDRTQSVNTAFTALRTLIPTEPVDRKLSKIETLRLASSYISHLANVLMLGDGSEDGQPCLTAVYSAQGDGDAKQPRTICTFCLSNQRKGVKDGRDCLRIRGVSSLRMTRR from the exons ATGATGACATTTACCATGATGAGGCCTATGGCAACCCACCTTCCCTATCCTGACATTGGCATGATGTCCGAGGACGAGGAGAATCGCAGTGAAAGCGATGGTAGCTCGGATCAAAGCTATGGATGCTGCGCCAGTACCGACAAACGACGGAGGATGTCCCGAAAGTCAGGAGGCGGCAATGTTGTTATAGTTAAGCAAAGGAATGCAGCCAATGCGAGGGAGCGGGACAGGACCCAAAGCGTCAACACAGCCTTCACGGCCCTCCGGACACTTATACCCACAGAGCCAGTGGACAGAAAGCTGTCCAAGATTGAAACGCTTCGTCTGGCGTCCAGCTACATCTCGCATCTAGCCAACGTTCTTATGCTGGGAGACGGGAGCGAGGATGGACAGCCCTGTCTAACTGCAGTGTACAGCGCACAGGGGGACGGCGATGCGAAGCAACCTCGAACGATCTGTACGTTCTGCCTCAGCAACCAAAGAAAAGGG GTGAAGGATGGTCGAGACTGCTTAAGAATACGAGGAGTCAGTTCTTTAAGAATGACCCGCAGATAG